ATCCATATCCAGGCGGATGCTGAACGTGTAGAGGAGGAAGCGAACAGAGTAAGCAAGATTACAGTCCACTTCCGCATTGCCGGCAGCAATCTCGATGAAAAGAAAATCGAAAAGGCGATGGCTCTGACGAGGAAAAATTGCTCGATGGTCCAATCGGTGGTAGGCAGCATCGAGGTTGAAGAAACGTTTGAAATCGTTCAATAAATTGCCTTAAAAAGGCGAGATACACATATAGTTTGTTATGCTATAATGAGTATTGGATTGAACATGCTTTAATATAATAGAACTAATGAACTCTGTTCCGAGAGGACAGGGTTCTTTTTTCGCTGTAAAAAAGCAAGTTCCTGTTGGACTAAAAAACGGAAACGTTAAATTGGACACTTTTGAAGCCAAGGGGCAGACAAAATGTCTAAGAAAGGCCATTTCGAAGCAAGTGGGCGGCCAAAATGTCCAAGAAAGACAGTTTAATGGACATATCCAAGCAAGTGGACAGCCTAAATGTCCATTATAAGGTTATAGATGAAGGAGAATAAGGAATATGGCTTTTGTTTATCGCACTCTATTTTACATTATTGGGTTAAGTATTCTATCTTTTGGAGTCTCGATGACGATTAAAGCGGGGCTGGGAACAGGTGCATGGGATGCGCTCAATGTCGGTTTATCGAAAACTGTAGGGCTGACACCTGGCAGCTGGGTTGTAATTGTGGGGATTGTCATGATTTTCATCAATGCGTCTCTAGTAAAAAGACGTCCAGATGTTGCGGCGATCATCACGCTGCTGATCACTGGTGTGCTGATTGACTTCTGGCTTTTGCGAGTGTTCGAAGATTTGGTTGTGACCGGCTACGCAAAACAATTTGCAGTTTTTATTTTGGGAATGGTCGCGCTGAGCTTCGGGCTGGCAGTATATTTGCAGCCAAAGTTTCCATTGATCCCAATCGATAATTTCATGATGGCATTAAGAGAACGCTTTGGCCTCAATCTGATGGTAGCTAAAACCCTTGGAGAAGTGTTCGCCCTGTCCGCTGCATTCATTTTTAAAGGACCAATCGGTATCGGAACCTTGATTGTCACCTTTGCCATCGGCCCGCTTATCCAATTGTTCTACCCTTACTGTGAAAAACTTTATAATAAGCTGCTTACGTCGGCACGATGATTTATGGCTCTGCACAATGCAGGGCCTTTTATTATGTAAATGAATTAACAAAGTTTCCGAAAACCACCTTAAACTTTGGATAAAGTTAATGAACTCCGAAAACACTATAAACAAACTTATAAGTTTCCCGTAGTGAAAGGAGAAAACAACACCGATGAAAAAAGCAGCAGCTATTCTAGTTATGACTACTGTTTTCATGATGTCCATTTTAGCGCCAGGCTTTGCTGAGGAAGGGAAAGGGAAAAAGGCTCCACCACCACCTAAGCAGGAGGAAAGCGCAAAGTATACAATCCCCAACTCAGTCATGAATATCACAAAAGACAACACATACCCAAACCCGACAGAGGATTTGCCTTTCCTACAGCCTAGTGAGCTGACGAAGAACCTGTTGAAGACATCGAAAGTAAAGATTGAGAACCCGGATTTGATCAGAATGCTGAATGAAACTTCCATTAACAGCACCCCTTTTGCCATCGGCTATCGTGCGATTGTATACCTTGGGGAATGGCCATTGAATTATGTATCGACTGAAACTTCCCCGAACTGGGAGTTCCAGAAAATAAATACCAACTACTATGATAATCGCGGCGGGAATTCTATTTATCAAATCCATTATGTACAAGAGCAGCAAAAGTCTGTGAAGGGTGGCTTGACAGCGAAAATCAAGAACGCTGAAGATGTGCAAAAAATGATGCTTTTAAAAGCAGCAAAGAAAACGGGGCTGCCGCTGGCGTTTGAAACCATTGTTGGCGGGGGTACGAAAAAGGATCATATTTATAATATCCAGCCAAAACGCCTCGGTTACCTTTACGCCTACGCTCCGGCGATAAACGAAAAGGGCAAGGTAACCTATGGTGAGGTCTACTTGATGCTAAAAGGAAGCAAGAAGTTTATCGTCGTCAAAAATGTCGTTTCACAGGGGATCGGAGCATGGATCCCGGTTCAGGATCATGTCAGCTTCGGTTTTGTTTCAAGTGAGAGACCGAGATAAAAGATAACGCAGGAAAGCCTTATTCCGATAAAAGGAGTGAGTTTTTTTTTGTGTACATGGTAATTTTATCCTCTTGACAAAAGGTATATATATCCTGTTTAACGCTTGTCAGACCCGGGAATTAGATAGACATAACAATTTGAAACACCAAAAACTAAAGGAGGAAATCTATTATGTCTGACAACATTCTTTCTAACCAAACAGGTAACAACTCCAATTATAATATGAACAACAATATGTACAGTTCTTCAAGGGAAAATGCAACGTATGATACGACAACTGGCACAACAACGTACGCGAGCACAAATTCTGGTGATTCCTATTCTAACAATACATCAATGGGCGGCTACTCAAACAGCTATGCTCTAGACAACTCTAGCAGCACAGGCTCATCCAGCACAGGTTCATCGAATGGCAAACTAATGAAGGGTGTATTAATTGGCGCAGCCATTGGCGGTGCATTGACACTGCTTGACTCAAACACTCGTACAAAGGTAAAGAATAAAGCAGTCGATGCCAAAGACACGTCAATGAATGTGTTCAGCGAAGTCAAAAACAATCCTACTGATGTGAAGGATCAAATGATGAGCAGTTTTAAAGAAGCATCCAGTATCCTAAAAGAAGCCATCAGTGATGCGCAAAACCTTTACCAGCGCCTGAATGATGATGTGTTCAGCAAAATGAATGAGGCGAAATCCAATTCATCGGAAGCTATGCAAACAGTGATGGATGCTAAGGAAGACCTCAAGGACGTTGGATCAAAAGTGAAGGAAGCAGGCTCAACTGCGATGGATAACCCAGTGGTGAACTCGGCGTCCGAATCAAATTCTTCAAACTCTGGATCCAATGGTGCAGCTGACGCTTATGCTACAGGCATGGAAAGTAAACCATCTGATACAACAGGTTTAGGTAACACTTCTAATGCCTTCACTGTATCCCCGGAAAACCAGAAAAATGATAACAATCGCTAAACTTTTACCAGGAAACCAGTCCTAATCCAGGACTGGTCAGACTGTAGACAAACTCGATGGAAATCGAGCTTGTCTACAGTCTTTTTTTTGGTTGGTGCTGAAATGGGGGCTGTTGATTTCCGTTCCAGGCGCTTCGCTTTCCGCGGGGCTGGCGGTGAGCCTCCTCACCGCCGTTGGCGTCTGCGGGGTCTCACCTGTCCAGCTGAGCCCGCAGGAGTCTACGCGCCTTCCACTCCAATCAACAGGACTTACAAACTTAACGTGGAACTAAACATAAGTCTATTTTAAAATAGATACATATAACGCTTGAGGTGATGAAGATGCTTTCAAAGAACAATCCAATCCAACGAGATCAATTAGAAATGGTTGCTTTAGACCAACTGGTTCCTATGGAACATTTAGTCCGTAAAATGGAAGCAGCCATAGATTTTTCTTTCATTTATGACTTGGTGAAAGATGTGTATTCGGAAGTAGGCCGCCCAAGCATTGACCCTGTGATTTTAATTAAACTCACTTTTATTCAATATACCTTTGGCATTCGTTCCATGCGCCAGACCATTGCCGAAGTAGAAACGAATATGGCTTACCGCTGGTTTTTGGGTTATGGATTCCATGATAAAGTGCCCCACTTCTCCACCTTCGGGAAGAATTACGAACGCCGTTTTAAAGACACTGATTTGTTTGAACAGATTTTCTATCGAATTCTTAAGACCGCAGCTGATAAGAAACTTATTAGTGCAGAACACGTCTTCATTGATTCAACCCACGTTAAAGCAAGTGCGAATAAGCATAAATTCGAGAAGAAAGTAGTGCGGAAGGAAACACGGGCGTATCAAGAGAAACTCCAGGAAGAAATCAATCAAGATCGGGAAGAACATGGGAAGAAGCCTTTTCCTCCTGATAAATTCGACAAGGAAGAATCGAAGGAAATAAAGGAAAGCACGACCGATCCGGAGAGTGGATACTACGTCAAGGATGAACGGACAAAGCAGTTTGCCTACTCCTTTCATGCGGCATCAGACCGAAATGGATTTGTCCTAGGAACAATTGTGACACCTGGTAACACCCATGACAGCCTGATCCTTGAACCACTGGTAGAACAAGTAATAGAGAAAGTTGGAAAGCCCAAAGCCGTTGCGGCCGACGCAGCCTATAAAACTCCAGCCATTACGAAGTTTCTGTTTGAAAATGAAATAACTCCGGCTTTGCCTTATACCCGACCACGAACGAAGGACGGATTCTTCCGTAAATATGACTATGTATATGACGAATTTTATGACTGTTACTTGTGTCCTGCCGGTGAGATCCTAAGGTATTCCACCACTACAAAAGAGGGATATCGTGAGTACAAATCTCCCAAACATATCTGCGCCACCTGCCCATTTTTAGCGCAATGTACAGAAAGCAAAGACCACCAAAAGGTGGTAACGCGCCACATCTGGCATGAGTATTTGGAAGAGGCAGACCATTTAAGGCACCAATCAGAAGTAAAACAAATCTATGCGAAGCGCAAAGAAACCATTGAGCGCGTATTCGCAGATGCAAAAGAAAAGCATGGCATGCGTTGGACAACCCTAAGGGGACTTAAAAAATTGTCGATGCAGGCGATGCTTACTTTCGCTGCATTGAACTTGAAGAAGATGGCCAACTGGACATGGAGAAGTCCAGTAATGGCCTAAAAGTATAGAAAAGAGAGTCTATTTCCTTTGAAAAATTCGATGAAATCCAAAAAGGGGTTCGGAATGAGAGCATTCCGAACCCCTTTTGTCTACAAACTGACCAGTCCTAATCCAGGACTGGTTTTTTATTGTACACCAGGAAATTATAAAAGTATTTTTGTGTGGATACTCCATATGGGTATCTTAATCCAGCTCCAGCGCCTAGCCCCTCGAGACGCTTGTCTAGCTGCGGCTCCTAACTCCTCGAGACGTTTCGGCCCTGCCAATGAAGTCAAAGAGCGACTTCAGTGTCAGGTCCTCCAAGGCTTGTCGGAGTTGGACAGTCGCCTTCGCTTTTCGAGTTCGGTCCTGCCAATGAAGTCAAAGAACGACTTCACTGTCAAGCCCTCCACCGCTTGTCGGGGCTGAACGAGGCGCTTGCGCTTTTTGTTCTTGTCTTTACTCCCATATATTTGGTTGTTTCCCGATTTCAACTCGGGGGTAATTAATAGTACAAGCAGATAGATAGGGAGGACAAAGTCAATGGATAAAGAAATGAAACCACGCTCGAACAGGTGTGATTATGATAGAGAAACAGCTACAGGTAAAATCGCAATGGCAGCTTCAGCTCATCCGATCGCCACGAATGCCGGTGAGAAGATTCTCCGTGATGGCGGTAATGCGATTGATGCAGCGATCGCCATCCAATTTGGGCTGAATGTCGGGGAACCGATGATGACCGGAATTGGCGGAAGCGGATTTTTCATGGTCTACCACGCTGAAAGCAAGACAACGAAAATCTTTGATGGCCATACGAGAGCTCCTAAAGCAGCGCATCCAGAACTCTTTTTAGATGATGAAGGTGAAGTGATTCCGTTTAAAGAAAGGTCGACACATGCCACGGGAGTTGGTGTCCCGGGAATTCTGAAAGCCATGGAAGCAGCCAGGAAGGAATATGGAACAAAGCCGCTGGCTGAATTGATTGAACCTGCTGCCCAGGCGGCGGAAAAGGGCGTGGAAGTAAACTGGGTGATGGAAGAAATCCTTAACACGTTTGATTATCGACTTGGCGATCATGCGAGGGAATTGTTCCAGCCGGGAGGAAAGTCCCTTAAAGAAGGCGATGTCTATCAGAAGGAGCACTTGGCAAAAACATTCCGTATACTTCAGCGTGATGGCATCGAAGCCTTTTATGAAGGAGAGATAGGTGAAGCGATCATCTCAACATTGAAAGAACTTGGCGGCATCATGGAAATGTCTGACCTCAGAGAGTATGACATCACGATTGATGAACCTGTGTGGGGAACATACCGTGATTACAAAATAGCTTCATCCAATATGCCAAGCGCAGGCGGAACAACGATGCTGCAAATCTTAAAACTGCTGGAAGGCTTTGATCTCAGCAAATACAACGCGAAATCCTGGGAAAAGTATTATCTATTTACGGAAGCAATGAGGATTGCGTTTTCAGATAAAATCGCCTTTTCGGGAGACCCTGACTTTGGGGATATTCCGTTAAATGGGTTGCTCAGTGAAGAGTATCTTGCTGAACGACGAAAATTGATTGATTTTGAACGAAGGAATGACTCAGTTGATTTTGGGAACCCATGGGCTTATACAGGTGGTGAAGAAATCAATGTCGTACGCCAGCCGTTCGAGCCTGAGAAAGAAAGAAGCGAAACGACCCATTTCACCGTCATTGAC
This portion of the Mesobacillus sp. S13 genome encodes:
- a CDS encoding OsmC family protein — its product is MEFKMKPDVGFYTETDFGRLDVAGDDQYGFRPYQLLVSSIAVCSGGVLRKVLEKMRMEIEDIHIQADAERVEEEANRVSKITVHFRIAGSNLDEKKIEKAMALTRKNCSMVQSVVGSIEVEETFEIVQ
- a CDS encoding YczE/YyaS/YitT family protein — translated: MAFVYRTLFYIIGLSILSFGVSMTIKAGLGTGAWDALNVGLSKTVGLTPGSWVVIVGIVMIFINASLVKRRPDVAAIITLLITGVLIDFWLLRVFEDLVVTGYAKQFAVFILGMVALSFGLAVYLQPKFPLIPIDNFMMALRERFGLNLMVAKTLGEVFALSAAFIFKGPIGIGTLIVTFAIGPLIQLFYPYCEKLYNKLLTSAR
- a CDS encoding YfkD famly protein, with product MKKAAAILVMTTVFMMSILAPGFAEEGKGKKAPPPPKQEESAKYTIPNSVMNITKDNTYPNPTEDLPFLQPSELTKNLLKTSKVKIENPDLIRMLNETSINSTPFAIGYRAIVYLGEWPLNYVSTETSPNWEFQKINTNYYDNRGGNSIYQIHYVQEQQKSVKGGLTAKIKNAEDVQKMMLLKAAKKTGLPLAFETIVGGGTKKDHIYNIQPKRLGYLYAYAPAINEKGKVTYGEVYLMLKGSKKFIVVKNVVSQGIGAWIPVQDHVSFGFVSSERPR
- a CDS encoding YtxH domain-containing protein, giving the protein MSDNILSNQTGNNSNYNMNNNMYSSSRENATYDTTTGTTTYASTNSGDSYSNNTSMGGYSNSYALDNSSSTGSSSTGSSNGKLMKGVLIGAAIGGALTLLDSNTRTKVKNKAVDAKDTSMNVFSEVKNNPTDVKDQMMSSFKEASSILKEAISDAQNLYQRLNDDVFSKMNEAKSNSSEAMQTVMDAKEDLKDVGSKVKEAGSTAMDNPVVNSASESNSSNSGSNGAADAYATGMESKPSDTTGLGNTSNAFTVSPENQKNDNNR
- a CDS encoding IS1182 family transposase, giving the protein MLSKNNPIQRDQLEMVALDQLVPMEHLVRKMEAAIDFSFIYDLVKDVYSEVGRPSIDPVILIKLTFIQYTFGIRSMRQTIAEVETNMAYRWFLGYGFHDKVPHFSTFGKNYERRFKDTDLFEQIFYRILKTAADKKLISAEHVFIDSTHVKASANKHKFEKKVVRKETRAYQEKLQEEINQDREEHGKKPFPPDKFDKEESKEIKESTTDPESGYYVKDERTKQFAYSFHAASDRNGFVLGTIVTPGNTHDSLILEPLVEQVIEKVGKPKAVAADAAYKTPAITKFLFENEITPALPYTRPRTKDGFFRKYDYVYDEFYDCYLCPAGEILRYSTTTKEGYREYKSPKHICATCPFLAQCTESKDHQKVVTRHIWHEYLEEADHLRHQSEVKQIYAKRKETIERVFADAKEKHGMRWTTLRGLKKLSMQAMLTFAALNLKKMANWTWRSPVMA
- the ggt gene encoding gamma-glutamyltransferase, with protein sequence MDKEMKPRSNRCDYDRETATGKIAMAASAHPIATNAGEKILRDGGNAIDAAIAIQFGLNVGEPMMTGIGGSGFFMVYHAESKTTKIFDGHTRAPKAAHPELFLDDEGEVIPFKERSTHATGVGVPGILKAMEAARKEYGTKPLAELIEPAAQAAEKGVEVNWVMEEILNTFDYRLGDHARELFQPGGKSLKEGDVYQKEHLAKTFRILQRDGIEAFYEGEIGEAIISTLKELGGIMEMSDLREYDITIDEPVWGTYRDYKIASSNMPSAGGTTMLQILKLLEGFDLSKYNAKSWEKYYLFTEAMRIAFSDKIAFSGDPDFGDIPLNGLLSEEYLAERRKLIDFERRNDSVDFGNPWAYTGGEEINVVRQPFEPEKERSETTHFTVIDKWGNIVACTSTVEHPFGSGIMVKDHGFVLNNEMTDFDAVPGGLNQIQPGKRPVSCKTPTIVFKNDEPVLTLGSPGGPTIIGSVFQTLVNVLDFGMDLKEAIEEPRIFNSTGPLIGWESGISMEAKGELESRGFEFADGPFPLGNVQAIQIDGEKGLIYGAADSSREGKATGLDE